One region of Desulfovibrio intestinalis genomic DNA includes:
- the nspC gene encoding carboxynorspermidine decarboxylase, with amino-acid sequence MHCQHLLFDPARIPSPCFVLDENQLLTNAAILNTVQERTGAKILLALKGYAAWATFPLLSRFKGHGPLWGACASSVDEARLGREEFGGEVHSFAAAWNKREVAELLTLTDHIVFNSFAQWREFAPAIEAWNQGRCPDRQIQCGLRINPEHSEGAAEIYNPCAPGSRLGIRRKHFDPTALDGISGLHFHTLCEQGADALERTLDAVEKNFGQWLPNCKWINMGGGHHITKPGYDLDLLCRLLNQWRDRYQAQIYLEPGEAVALDAGWLVTTVLDVIEADMPIAILDIGVPCHMPDVIEMPYRPRVMYEQDSIAVQAGEAGEKAWTCRLAGKSCLAGDVAGEYSFDAPLKPGQRLIFEDMAIYSMVKTTTFNGLRLPSIGICGQDAGGEADFRMLRQFGYGDFKTRLS; translated from the coding sequence ATGCACTGCCAGCACCTTTTATTCGATCCGGCCCGCATTCCTTCGCCCTGCTTTGTGCTGGACGAAAACCAGCTTTTAACCAACGCCGCGATCCTCAACACTGTGCAGGAACGCACCGGAGCAAAAATCCTCCTTGCCCTCAAGGGCTACGCGGCCTGGGCAACCTTTCCCCTGCTTTCCCGCTTCAAGGGACACGGCCCGCTGTGGGGCGCCTGCGCCAGCTCTGTGGATGAAGCCCGTCTGGGCCGCGAGGAATTTGGCGGCGAGGTCCACTCCTTCGCCGCGGCCTGGAACAAGCGGGAAGTGGCTGAGCTTCTTACCCTGACGGACCATATTGTCTTCAACTCCTTTGCGCAGTGGCGGGAATTCGCGCCTGCCATTGAAGCCTGGAACCAGGGCCGTTGCCCCGACAGACAAATACAGTGCGGCCTGCGCATCAATCCCGAACATTCTGAAGGCGCTGCGGAAATATACAATCCCTGCGCGCCGGGTTCACGCCTGGGCATACGGCGCAAGCACTTCGACCCCACGGCTCTGGACGGTATTTCCGGCCTGCATTTTCACACCTTGTGCGAGCAGGGAGCAGATGCGCTTGAACGCACCCTGGACGCAGTGGAAAAAAACTTCGGCCAGTGGCTGCCCAACTGCAAGTGGATCAACATGGGCGGCGGGCACCACATCACCAAGCCGGGTTATGACCTGGACCTGCTCTGCCGCCTGCTCAACCAGTGGCGCGACCGCTATCAGGCGCAGATATACCTTGAACCCGGCGAGGCTGTGGCTCTGGACGCGGGCTGGCTGGTAACAACGGTACTGGATGTTATTGAAGCCGACATGCCCATTGCCATTCTGGACATAGGCGTGCCCTGCCACATGCCTGACGTTATTGAAATGCCCTACAGGCCGCGCGTAATGTATGAGCAGGACAGTATAGCTGTTCAGGCGGGCGAAGCGGGCGAAAAGGCATGGACCTGCCGCTTGGCAGGCAAATCATGCCTGGCGGGCGATGTGGCGGGCGAATATTCTTTTGACGCTCCCCTCAAGCCGGGGCAGCGCCTCATATTTGAAGACATGGCCATCTACAGCATGGTCAAGACCACCACGTTCAACGGGCTGCGCTTGCCTTCCATTGGCATCTGCGGACAAGACGCTGGCGGAGAAGCAGATTTTCGCATGCTGCGCCAGTTTGGCTACGGCGATTTTAAAACCCGCCTTTCGTGA
- a CDS encoding polysaccharide deacetylase family protein, translating into MKPLWIRLWAVFFFALTLSAASAPEARVVDGGVIMDQHMRENLCALTFDDGPSPNTPHLLDMLSEYGIPATFFLLGKQAERYPALVQRIVAEGHEVGNHSYSHPNLRLLSPANKANEIARTDAILRSLGANPSFLRPPYGSYDNYTVAAAEELGLGIMLWSLDSRDWKSLPANYAVLRSTRGTVYGPGALRGVFLFHDTHKRTVEDLPRIISDLRAGGCQRFVTVSDYLDGLLDPEPGVLMTRRSQPDALAAARKSEQAAQPKENFQEMPPESYPAGTAKLPLARTSRPWQSEDAAAAEGLQSNAQSDNQASNADGSQTHQPAGQPPLLRVAPVAPGPNSGLPVGGPVSGPAAEAASAGA; encoded by the coding sequence ATGAAACCCTTATGGATTCGCCTTTGGGCGGTATTTTTTTTCGCGCTGACATTATCAGCAGCTTCCGCGCCTGAGGCCCGCGTGGTGGACGGCGGCGTTATTATGGACCAGCACATGCGCGAAAATTTGTGCGCGCTGACCTTTGACGACGGCCCCTCCCCCAATACTCCCCATTTGCTGGATATGCTGAGTGAATACGGCATCCCGGCCACATTCTTTCTTTTGGGCAAACAGGCAGAGCGCTACCCCGCGCTTGTGCAGCGTATTGTGGCCGAGGGGCATGAAGTGGGCAATCACTCCTACTCACACCCCAACCTGCGCCTGCTTTCACCTGCGAACAAGGCGAATGAGATTGCCCGCACGGATGCGATTCTCCGGTCGCTTGGGGCCAATCCTTCCTTCTTGCGCCCTCCTTATGGATCGTATGACAACTATACTGTGGCCGCAGCGGAAGAGCTGGGTTTGGGCATCATGCTCTGGTCGCTGGACAGCCGCGACTGGAAAAGCCTGCCCGCCAACTATGCGGTTTTGCGCAGCACCCGTGGCACGGTTTACGGCCCCGGCGCCTTGCGCGGCGTGTTTCTTTTTCATGACACGCACAAGCGTACTGTGGAAGATCTGCCCAGGATTATCAGCGACTTGCGCGCCGGAGGCTGTCAGCGTTTTGTGACGGTGAGCGACTATCTGGACGGGCTGCTTGATCCTGAGCCGGGCGTGCTTATGACCCGCCGCTCACAGCCTGATGCTCTCGCCGCCGCCCGCAAGTCTGAACAGGCTGCCCAGCCCAAGGAAAATTTTCAGGAAATGCCGCCTGAAAGCTACCCGGCTGGCACGGCCAAGTTGCCCTTGGCCCGCACCAGCCGCCCCTGGCAGTCTGAGGATGCCGCCGCCGCAGAAGGCCTTCAGTCAAACGCCCAGAGTGACAATCAGGCCAGTAATGCTGACGGCAGCCAGACGCACCAGCCTGCGGGGCAGCCCCCGCTGCTGCGTGTAGCGCCCGTTGCCCCTGGCCCCAATTCGGGTTTGCCTGTGGGCGGCCCTGTTTCCGGTCCTGCCGCAGAAGCGGCTTCTGCCGGGGCGTGA
- a CDS encoding MmcQ/YjbR family DNA-binding protein: MPQRKNILAHALKKYGTGPDYLWPRQPCYAVLRHGHTQKWYGIIMDVAPRVLGLDSLAGQNERGEVDIINLKLAPVAVAALLEKPGFLPAYHMNKKHWVSILLDGSVPLKEIHTLLDQSYELTKNVTLRSSSSVRKKIRMDLGFQDF, from the coding sequence ATGCCGCAACGAAAAAACATCCTCGCTCATGCTCTGAAAAAATACGGCACGGGGCCAGACTACCTTTGGCCCCGCCAGCCCTGCTATGCAGTGCTCCGCCACGGCCACACGCAAAAATGGTATGGCATCATTATGGACGTAGCCCCTCGGGTTCTTGGCCTGGACAGCTTGGCCGGGCAGAACGAGCGCGGCGAGGTGGACATTATCAACCTCAAATTAGCTCCCGTCGCGGTGGCTGCCCTGCTGGAAAAACCGGGCTTTCTGCCTGCCTACCACATGAACAAGAAGCACTGGGTTTCCATTTTGCTTGACGGCTCCGTCCCATTGAAGGAAATCCACACCCTTTTGGACCAGAGTTACGAGCTGACCAAAAATGTGACCCTGCGATCATCGTCTTCCGTCAGAAAAAAGATTCGCATGGACCTCGGATTTCAAGACTTCTGA
- a CDS encoding adenylyl-sulfate kinase, translating into MTPVIWLLGLSGSGKTALGSLLRLYLDGQGIKTDFIDEGRFCRQADIAPETRTTAVDALRDHVLQQHAQGRVCVVAATTPYDGMRQKNREILPLYHEVWVRCSLQTLVDRDTRGLYAKAGHMHITGLCGLTDTFDEPRHADHVIDTDHRSLVESYLLLRDFALNALDGARRWARVGQMLPENPLAVTSQHHSFAF; encoded by the coding sequence ATGACGCCTGTAATCTGGCTGCTGGGCCTTTCCGGCAGCGGCAAAACCGCCCTTGGTTCCCTTTTGCGCCTGTACCTTGATGGGCAGGGCATTAAAACCGATTTTATTGATGAAGGCAGATTTTGCCGTCAGGCCGATATTGCCCCTGAAACACGCACTACCGCCGTGGATGCTTTGCGTGACCACGTTTTGCAGCAGCACGCCCAGGGCCGGGTGTGCGTTGTGGCGGCCACTACCCCCTATGATGGCATGCGTCAGAAAAACCGCGAAATTCTGCCCCTGTACCACGAAGTATGGGTGCGCTGCTCGCTGCAAACGCTGGTCGACCGTGATACCCGCGGGTTGTACGCCAAAGCCGGACACATGCACATTACTGGCTTGTGCGGCCTTACCGACACGTTTGATGAACCCCGCCATGCCGACCATGTGATAGATACTGACCATCGCAGCCTGGTGGAAAGCTATCTTCTTTTGCGAGATTTTGCCCTGAATGCTCTGGACGGCGCGCGCCGTTGGGCCCGCGTGGGGCAGATGCTGCCTGAAAACCCGCTGGCCGTGACCAGCCAGCACCACAGCTTCGCGTTTTAG
- a CDS encoding deoxyguanosinetriphosphate triphosphohydrolase, with product MSSHQEQWSRLLAPYRKTRQDKNLAPLDVVRNPFVQDYDRIIFSSSFRRLAKKTQVHPLVRNDHIHNRLTHSLEVSCVGRSLGLQVGQALAEKGDLPEGFTPDHLGQIIQAACLAHDIGNPPFGHAGEEAIRDWFKDTGHTEHYFKELRPAERADFVAFDGNAQGFRVINTLENNKDAGGFRLTFPVLASLVKYPRSAHEALGQSSGKFNFYTAEQAVFTDIFTTLGLMRDDRARRHPLSYLLEAADDICYRIIDMEDARELRIITYQDIKNAMAPLLGDEDMDAGRLNAMDSDRRRSGMLRTRAMSCIIPSVVQTFLDNYEDIMNGTLQGDLLKHAEKNVADFMAAAKEVFNNKIMNNPQKTALEIGTYTLYKRLLDIFIPACFNFSKKNPMSYQETRALTLMGSNAPAEGECLYTAYLRVLDFVSGMTDDYATFISQQFSGTAAQ from the coding sequence ATGAGCAGCCACCAAGAGCAATGGAGCCGTTTACTGGCCCCTTACCGCAAGACCCGTCAGGATAAAAATCTTGCCCCTCTGGATGTGGTGCGTAATCCTTTTGTGCAGGACTATGACCGCATCATTTTTTCCAGCTCTTTCCGCAGGCTGGCCAAGAAAACCCAGGTACACCCCCTGGTGCGCAACGACCATATTCACAACCGCCTCACCCACTCGCTTGAAGTAAGTTGCGTCGGGCGTTCACTGGGGCTTCAGGTTGGGCAGGCGCTGGCGGAGAAAGGAGACCTGCCGGAGGGTTTCACCCCCGACCACCTCGGCCAGATCATACAGGCGGCCTGCCTTGCGCATGACATTGGCAATCCGCCCTTCGGCCACGCCGGAGAAGAAGCAATACGCGACTGGTTTAAGGACACGGGCCATACAGAGCACTACTTCAAGGAACTGCGCCCTGCCGAACGGGCTGATTTTGTTGCCTTTGACGGCAATGCCCAAGGGTTTCGCGTTATCAATACGCTTGAAAACAACAAGGATGCTGGCGGGTTTCGGCTGACCTTTCCTGTGCTGGCCAGTCTTGTAAAATATCCCCGTTCCGCCCATGAGGCCTTGGGGCAGTCCAGCGGAAAGTTCAATTTCTACACGGCGGAGCAGGCCGTTTTTACGGATATTTTCACCACGCTGGGCTTGATGCGCGACGACCGCGCGCGTCGGCACCCTCTTTCCTATTTGCTGGAAGCGGCGGACGACATCTGCTACCGCATCATTGATATGGAAGACGCGCGCGAGTTGCGCATCATCACCTATCAGGACATCAAGAACGCTATGGCTCCGCTGCTGGGCGACGAGGATATGGACGCGGGCCGTCTGAACGCGATGGATTCCGACCGCCGGCGTTCGGGCATGCTGCGCACCAGGGCCATGTCGTGCATTATCCCTTCGGTGGTACAGACTTTTCTTGATAACTATGAAGATATCATGAACGGCACGCTTCAGGGCGATCTGCTCAAACACGCCGAAAAGAATGTGGCGGATTTTATGGCTGCGGCCAAGGAAGTCTTCAACAACAAGATCATGAACAATCCGCAGAAAACCGCACTGGAAATAGGCACATACACCCTGTACAAGCGCCTGCTGGATATTTTTATCCCGGCCTGCTTTAATTTCAGCAAAAAGAACCCCATGTCCTATCAGGAAACACGCGCTCTGACGCTTATGGGTTCCAATGCTCCGGCAGAGGGCGAGTGCCTGTACACGGCCTATCTGCGCGTGCTGGATTTTGTGTCTGGCATGACGGACGACTACGCGACTTTTATTTCGCAGCAGTTTTCGGGCACAGCGGCCCAATAG
- a CDS encoding LysR family transcriptional regulator: MRKFLADIPYFLEAANHPTFTQAAEALDIPLATLSRRIAAMEQSLGVKLFFRNTRIAGLTEDGKEMLESCKFIMAEAHSVRDRLMQKQTEPGGPIRMSVESFVYHCCMHGALGPFVEQYPQISLHTVFSTEWKDLHREPFDLDIRTGPVPYPDLKVRRLLSMQPALFCTREFLDRHPHPEHPGDLARMPFIAQSSEGRPVVTCSKQGQTETVALQPRHTVQSIGLALELLLADQGMTTLIPQLASAYDKEGRLVQLLPDWELTKIDINLTLPSDRPPKRIRLFVDHIVAHFQGL; this comes from the coding sequence ATGAGAAAATTTCTGGCTGATATTCCGTATTTTCTGGAGGCCGCCAACCACCCGACATTTACCCAGGCTGCGGAAGCTTTGGATATTCCGCTTGCGACGCTTTCACGGCGCATTGCGGCGATGGAGCAGTCTCTGGGGGTGAAGCTGTTTTTCCGCAACACGCGCATCGCCGGATTGACGGAAGACGGCAAGGAAATGCTGGAGAGCTGCAAGTTCATCATGGCCGAGGCCCACAGCGTCAGGGACAGGCTCATGCAAAAACAGACCGAACCGGGCGGGCCCATACGCATGTCGGTTGAGTCATTTGTGTACCATTGCTGCATGCACGGCGCTTTGGGGCCTTTTGTGGAGCAGTACCCGCAAATAAGCCTGCACACCGTATTTTCTACAGAGTGGAAAGACCTGCACAGAGAACCCTTTGATCTGGATATCAGAACCGGCCCCGTTCCCTACCCGGACCTCAAGGTCAGAAGGCTTTTGTCTATGCAGCCCGCCCTGTTCTGCACCAGAGAATTTTTGGATAGGCATCCCCACCCCGAGCATCCGGGGGATCTGGCCCGTATGCCGTTCATAGCGCAATCCAGCGAGGGACGCCCGGTAGTGACCTGCTCAAAACAGGGGCAAACGGAAACCGTGGCTTTGCAACCAAGGCATACAGTGCAGAGCATTGGCCTGGCGCTGGAATTGCTGCTTGCCGACCAGGGGATGACAACGCTTATCCCCCAGCTTGCCAGTGCGTATGATAAAGAAGGCAGACTTGTTCAGCTTTTGCCCGATTGGGAGTTGACGAAAATAGATATAAACCTCACCTTGCCCAGTGACCGTCCACCCAAGCGTATACGCCTGTTTGTGGACCATATCGTCGCACATTTTCAGGGTTTGTAG
- a CDS encoding methyl-accepting chemotaxis protein, with translation MNSFSLRGKFLLTITIGAVALAVMFAFSLDSVSTLNRSFSQMRDVDVVGKMTSLEIAKDINYVSRLTRDAMLGGDLEKDIKQQSDIAKRNENRFQQLAAMPFSSQEQKIIADAQKAAISFIANGRDVLLPLKEVPVEDRHKSYGDYARVATPYAMAYREQGGQFDKAMNARFDAAMQHMQGQIEQSRTNMWIVLGLSMLAIYGVGFLSTSRDLNVMRQCVAFARQLGSDDLDARLDTSKKSSLTPLVLALNATADNLAGFRAETSRATAEAQKERDEAQVFMKQAQEAKENAEKAKAEGMLYAANQLEAVVKALNFASENLSDLIHSANNGSTQQADRVRETASAMEQMNASMLEVAQSSSHAADTADQTRNKAQEGSSSVTELLNNIRQVQQQAGEMKDGMAGLGVQAEAIGKVLNVIADIADQTNLLALNAAIEAARAGDAGRGFAVVADEVRKLAEKTMTATREVGEAIGGIQSGTTQTIDVVTRTVSRIQGAGELADQSGAALAEIVSMVDMTTDQVRAIAAASEEQSAASGEINRSLDEVDRISGENAEYMQRSSEAILELSRQANVLQGLISEMKQGGGAA, from the coding sequence ATGAATTCATTTTCTTTGCGTGGAAAATTTCTTCTGACAATTACTATTGGGGCCGTGGCGCTTGCCGTCATGTTTGCCTTTTCCCTCGACTCTGTATCCACCCTGAACCGTTCATTTTCGCAAATGCGTGACGTGGATGTGGTGGGCAAAATGACCAGTCTTGAAATCGCCAAGGACATTAACTACGTAAGCCGCCTCACCCGTGACGCCATGCTGGGAGGTGACCTGGAAAAAGATATCAAGCAGCAGAGCGACATTGCCAAACGCAATGAGAACCGCTTTCAGCAACTTGCTGCAATGCCGTTCAGCAGCCAGGAACAAAAGATCATAGCTGACGCCCAAAAGGCCGCTATCAGCTTCATTGCCAACGGCAGAGACGTGCTTTTGCCGCTCAAGGAAGTTCCGGTTGAGGACCGCCACAAAAGTTACGGCGACTATGCCAGAGTGGCCACCCCGTACGCTATGGCCTACCGCGAGCAGGGCGGCCAGTTCGACAAGGCCATGAATGCCCGCTTTGACGCCGCCATGCAGCACATGCAGGGGCAGATCGAGCAAAGCCGTACCAATATGTGGATAGTGCTGGGGCTTTCTATGCTGGCTATTTACGGCGTGGGTTTTCTCTCCACCAGCCGCGACCTTAACGTCATGCGCCAGTGCGTGGCCTTCGCGCGCCAGTTGGGTTCCGATGATCTGGACGCCAGGCTGGATACCAGCAAAAAATCTTCCCTCACGCCTCTGGTGCTGGCTCTCAATGCCACGGCAGATAATCTGGCCGGGTTCAGAGCTGAAACAAGCAGGGCCACTGCCGAGGCCCAAAAAGAGCGGGACGAGGCGCAGGTATTCATGAAGCAGGCGCAGGAAGCCAAGGAAAACGCCGAAAAGGCCAAGGCAGAGGGCATGCTTTACGCCGCAAATCAGCTTGAGGCTGTTGTGAAGGCTCTCAACTTTGCCTCTGAAAATCTTTCAGATCTCATCCACAGTGCCAACAACGGTTCCACGCAGCAGGCAGACCGCGTGCGTGAAACAGCTTCGGCTATGGAGCAGATGAACGCCTCCATGCTGGAGGTGGCCCAAAGCTCGTCCCACGCAGCTGATACCGCTGACCAGACCAGAAACAAAGCCCAAGAAGGGTCTTCATCCGTTACGGAGTTGCTCAACAATATCCGTCAGGTGCAGCAGCAGGCTGGAGAAATGAAGGACGGCATGGCCGGACTAGGTGTTCAGGCCGAAGCCATTGGCAAGGTGCTGAACGTCATTGCCGATATTGCAGACCAGACCAACCTGCTGGCCCTCAATGCTGCCATTGAAGCGGCCCGTGCGGGCGATGCCGGACGCGGTTTTGCCGTGGTGGCCGACGAGGTGCGCAAGCTGGCCGAAAAAACTATGACGGCAACCCGCGAAGTGGGAGAAGCCATTGGCGGTATCCAGTCTGGCACAACGCAGACGATTGACGTTGTTACCCGCACGGTATCCCGCATTCAGGGCGCGGGCGAACTGGCCGACCAGTCCGGCGCGGCTCTGGCCGAGATCGTGTCTATGGTGGACATGACCACGGATCAGGTGCGCGCCATCGCCGCTGCTTCGGAAGAACAATCCGCCGCCAGCGGAGAAATAAACCGCAGTCTGGACGAAGTGGACAGGATTTCCGGCGAAAATGCCGAGTATATGCAGCGGTCTTCAGAAGCTATTCTGGAACTTTCCCGGCAGGCCAATGTGCTTCAGGGACTGATTAGCGAAATGAAGCAGGGAGGCGGCGCGGCTTAG
- a CDS encoding tyrosine-type recombinase/integrase, giving the protein MTGKARMKTNYPGVFFRIAERKGKSGEERVYYIVFKQDGKVIEEKVGRQYADDMTPARASGIRAERIEGKRVSRKEIREAVLAAKAAEVTKPTIARLWDQYQQSFDDGKARKADISRYHIYIKSLFENKTPNEITTLDADKLRHKLLKMGKSPQTAKHVLALLRRIVRFGVKKGLCAATDPSKLHFEMPKVDNQKTESLTADQLKKYLEAIDREPDQDAAAFLRLALITGMRKGALMALQWADIDFESGFILLRGEVAKKGTTERIPLSHAARAVLRGVKKTDSPFVFPGKNGAQRKDFRKIAIRVKQRAGLPENFRPLHGLRHAYASFLASSGKVDLYTLQKLLTHSSPQMTQRYAHLADEAMQRAARVADEIFIATTDNKQGHNG; this is encoded by the coding sequence ATGACTGGAAAAGCCCGCATGAAGACGAACTACCCTGGAGTCTTTTTCCGGATTGCCGAGCGCAAAGGCAAATCCGGTGAGGAACGCGTTTATTATATCGTTTTTAAGCAAGACGGTAAAGTTATCGAGGAAAAGGTTGGCAGACAGTATGCGGACGACATGACCCCAGCCAGGGCGTCCGGCATCAGGGCCGAACGCATAGAAGGAAAGCGAGTTTCCCGTAAGGAAATCCGTGAAGCTGTTCTCGCAGCGAAAGCGGCAGAAGTGACCAAGCCGACCATCGCCAGACTCTGGGATCAGTATCAGCAATCTTTTGATGACGGGAAAGCCAGGAAAGCAGATATAAGCAGATACCACATCTATATAAAAAGCCTTTTTGAAAATAAAACACCAAATGAAATCACCACGCTAGATGCTGACAAGCTTCGTCATAAGCTGCTCAAAATGGGCAAAAGCCCGCAAACCGCAAAACATGTCCTTGCACTACTTCGCCGTATAGTCAGGTTTGGCGTCAAAAAAGGACTATGCGCAGCCACAGACCCTTCAAAGCTTCATTTTGAGATGCCGAAAGTGGACAATCAAAAAACGGAAAGCCTAACAGCCGATCAGTTGAAAAAATATCTCGAAGCCATTGACAGGGAACCGGATCAGGATGCCGCAGCATTCTTGCGACTTGCACTGATTACAGGCATGCGCAAAGGGGCTCTGATGGCACTTCAATGGGCCGACATAGATTTTGAAAGCGGTTTCATTCTGCTGCGAGGAGAAGTTGCCAAAAAAGGCACGACAGAGCGCATTCCCCTCTCACATGCGGCACGGGCTGTACTGCGGGGTGTCAAGAAAACCGACAGTCCCTTTGTTTTTCCGGGTAAAAATGGTGCACAACGTAAGGATTTTCGTAAAATTGCGATACGAGTAAAACAACGTGCTGGTCTCCCAGAGAATTTTCGGCCCCTGCATGGTCTGCGCCATGCTTACGCCTCGTTTCTTGCTTCTAGCGGCAAAGTCGATTTATACACATTGCAGAAATTGCTGACGCACTCCAGTCCGCAAATGACCCAACGATACGCCCACCTTGCCGATGAAGCGATGCAGCGTGCGGCGAGGGTCGCTGATGAAATATTTATAGCAACGACTGATAATAAGCAGGGCCACAATGGATAA
- a CDS encoding helix-turn-helix domain-containing protein: MSADTDVKRWLDEREVSDLTKLSLSTLRAHRFLRKGMPYSKIGRSVRYCWDDVATFMANHRIDPTVIR, translated from the coding sequence ATGTCCGCTGACACTGATGTGAAGCGCTGGCTTGATGAAAGAGAAGTTAGCGATCTCACAAAATTGAGCCTTTCAACGCTTAGGGCACATAGGTTTTTAAGAAAAGGCATGCCCTATTCCAAAATTGGGAGATCAGTTCGGTACTGCTGGGATGATGTGGCGACATTTATGGCCAATCATCGAATTGATCCGACCGTGATTCGCTAA
- a CDS encoding DUF3987 domain-containing protein yields MDGLDDLIDVAASNGGSARSIVLPISRSTRNHENTPAVRNRFNGDTQLNPSLLRGLGSQNAQTIDPFYELERANRLMKEAKEYKKNTEEIERRRRIARKQRCLKRSEIIPLAQQELDASFTCTLPGGIVGTALYLSKITGLDPLGVAFCILGATSIATWGRVTVKLSETWSEPAVDILLQASGSGTRKSSLVSHLRSPCNQFCSKANEGYEERIKKNNENVRLTKNAAGMRAKKILISAIEESSGHAQQDAIEILKEAIDEATEFNLKLSQGVTVHPPTQLLVDKGTPFQLAATLSEQGECQGCITAEGNMIASKMVSSPEAANLFLRGHTQEPYVYENAKMRIELAHPALPMVNLVQPIVASNFYSNETLNETGVTARFVPYFYKDATPDSQAPSTEVPIEAYNVKIIQLLQLFHTQDRNAPRYQVGVTPEALTLIHSFEEEVRNEVISSMPEAAEPWLRKAHGQAVRFAWDIHAWNSDQPHLCSIAEEEMRQGIALVRANFPHVRYAYDPCGLVAYSVAQKILESLYRITDRWEQDKLIDDGIDSTTIQQRIGVKSKEVNNALQLLGRHNYLVVYDDASNNLKIALHPYFYDWR; encoded by the coding sequence ATGGACGGTTTAGATGATCTTATTGATGTGGCTGCGAGCAATGGTGGAAGCGCAAGGAGTATAGTTCTCCCAATATCGCGCTCGACACGAAACCATGAAAATACCCCCGCTGTGCGTAATAGATTCAATGGTGATACACAGTTGAACCCTTCACTGCTAAGAGGGCTTGGTTCTCAAAATGCTCAGACGATTGATCCATTTTATGAATTGGAACGGGCCAATCGATTAATGAAGGAAGCCAAAGAGTATAAGAAAAACACTGAAGAGATCGAGCGCAGGCGCCGCATTGCTCGTAAGCAACGGTGCCTTAAAAGATCGGAGATCATACCGCTAGCACAGCAGGAATTGGATGCATCCTTCACATGTACCTTGCCAGGTGGTATTGTAGGCACTGCGCTCTATCTTTCTAAGATTACAGGTTTAGACCCTCTTGGCGTGGCCTTTTGCATCCTTGGAGCCACTTCAATTGCTACCTGGGGGCGAGTCACCGTCAAACTTTCGGAGACTTGGTCTGAGCCTGCCGTTGATATCCTGCTTCAAGCGTCCGGCTCTGGGACAAGAAAATCCTCGCTTGTGTCACATCTTCGTTCCCCATGTAACCAGTTTTGTTCCAAAGCGAACGAAGGCTATGAGGAGCGCATCAAAAAAAATAATGAAAATGTACGGTTGACAAAAAACGCTGCAGGCATGCGCGCGAAAAAAATACTTATCTCGGCCATTGAAGAAAGTAGCGGCCATGCGCAGCAGGACGCGATTGAGATTTTGAAGGAAGCCATTGATGAGGCCACGGAATTTAACCTAAAGCTATCGCAGGGTGTAACTGTCCATCCTCCAACGCAGTTATTAGTGGATAAGGGTACACCTTTTCAATTGGCTGCCACGCTTAGTGAACAGGGTGAGTGTCAAGGGTGCATCACAGCCGAAGGCAATATGATCGCCAGCAAGATGGTCAGCTCACCAGAAGCTGCAAATCTGTTTCTTCGGGGCCACACACAAGAACCATACGTTTATGAAAACGCCAAAATGCGGATTGAGCTAGCCCACCCGGCGTTGCCAATGGTCAATCTGGTGCAGCCGATAGTGGCTAGTAATTTTTATAGTAACGAAACCTTGAATGAAACTGGCGTAACAGCTCGTTTTGTGCCGTATTTTTACAAGGATGCAACACCTGACTCACAAGCTCCCAGCACTGAGGTGCCGATTGAAGCATACAATGTAAAAATAATACAGCTACTTCAGCTGTTCCATACTCAAGACAGGAATGCCCCACGCTATCAAGTTGGTGTAACACCCGAGGCATTGACGCTCATTCACAGTTTTGAGGAAGAAGTCCGCAACGAAGTAATCTCAAGTATGCCTGAAGCTGCCGAGCCGTGGTTACGTAAAGCTCACGGACAGGCAGTACGCTTTGCGTGGGATATTCACGCATGGAATAGTGATCAACCGCATTTGTGCTCCATTGCCGAGGAAGAAATGCGGCAGGGGATCGCTCTCGTTCGTGCCAACTTTCCGCACGTCAGATACGCTTACGATCCGTGTGGATTAGTTGCGTACAGTGTTGCGCAAAAGATTCTTGAAAGCCTTTATCGTATCACGGACCGTTGGGAGCAAGACAAACTTATAGATGACGGTATAGATTCGACGACCATACAGCAACGCATTGGCGTTAAGTCTAAAGAGGTCAATAACGCTTTACAGCTTCTTGGTCGCCATAATTATCTGGTTGTCTACGATGATGCGAGCAATAACCTTAAGATCGCACTACATCCATATTTCTATGATTGGAGATAA